GCTTACATAAACTGAGGATTTTCCAAAAGTGGACAACAACACTTCCCGAGGACTTTTTATTCGCATAAATCCTGTTTAGCGAATCAATTTAGTATTCTTGTTCCGATCTAGTGGAGCAAGGAGTTCGTCTGGAATGTCTTCAATGCTATCACCAATTTGGATGGCAAGGCGGTTCCCTACACGACCCGGTGTGGCCTTAAACTTACTACGATCTCCCACCTTTACCATAAGGTCGGTTTTGATCGGAGTGTTTTCTAATTTGATCACATCGCCTACATGTAAATTCATCAGATCATTCAGAGAGATGTCCACACTTCCCACTTCGGAAATCAGAGGGATTTTCACTTGGTCGAGTCGCTCTTGGATGACGGCACGGTTTTCGTCCACTTCCCCTTTACGAATCGAGGAATACCAGTACTGCGCAGAAAGTTTATTGATGATTGGTTCAATGGTGATGTAGGGAATACAAAGGTTCGTCATCCCTTCCACTTCTCCCACTTTGGTTTCGAGGGTAATTAATACCACCATGTCATTAGGGGGAACTACTTGGGCGAATTGTGGGTTCGTTTCAATGTTTCCAAGTCTTGGACGTAAATCAATTACCGTAGACCAGGATTCTCGTAAGTTTCCAAGAATTCTGACGATAATCCCTTCCATTACAGACAACTCAATATCAGAAAGTTCCCTATTGACTTTGGAAGACTCCCCCTTACCACCAAACAGACGATCGATGATGGTGAAGGAAATAGACGGGTCAATTTCTAAAATGGCAGACCCGCGAAGAGGGTCCATATTGATCACAGCAAGAGTTGTGGGATTGGGTATGGAACGAATGAATTCTTCGTAGGTCAACTGGTCTACTGAAGCCACGTGCACCACAACAAGAGCTCGTAACTGAGCAGATAAACCAGTGGTTGCCAGACGAGCAAAGGTCTCGTGCATCATCTGGAGTGTACGAATTTGGTCTTTTGAAAATTTATCAGGACGTTTGAAGTCGTAGATTTTGACTTTCTTTTGTTCCCCAACTGATGAGTATTCATCCTCTGACACTTCGCCCGAGGAGATGGCATTTAACAGGGCATCAATTTCGTCTTGGGAAAGGATTTCCGTCATTTTTTTACCTTTACGAGTAAGTTTTTAATCTGCCAAAATCCAACTCGGCTTCCTTCTTCTTGTCGCAAGGTGTATATATATTCGTACCTTGTTTTGAACCGACCCATCATTCTTTCTACATAGACCTGGACTCTTGCATCCCGTTTGGAAGGATAATCCACATTCATCACTTTAAAGTATTTTAAAACACCGGAGGGTGTCTCCGTCAAATACTCTTTGAAATCTTCAATGATTGTTTCGCGTTCCCCGAGACCTGCTTCGGTATAGGCACTGCTATAACGATCATATGCCAGAATATATTCAGAAAAATCGATCCACTTAAAATGGTATTCCCAACGTTTCTTCATTTCCGCTCCCAGAAAAAGGAAAATGGTCTCTTCTGGAGAAAGACCACCATTTTCCGTAATTTGGCGGGTAACGGTTTCCCTTCTTTCCGCTTTGGAATTTTGAAATAAGAACCCCACTGTGTTTTGCGAACGAAGGAAAGCTGATTTATCTTCCGTATAATTGGGATAAAAGTAACCAGTTACATAGAATTTTTGATCTGGTAGAAAGCTATAATGTTCATCCAGATAAATAGTTTTGGAAAAGGATTCGTTCCGGTGGAGGCTCACTTCTTTATTTTCATCACCCACCAAATTGACAATGGTGGTTCTTCGTTTGAGAATCGGATCAGGAAACTCGGGGTCTTCGATAGGAGTGAGGATACGATCATTTTCATCTTTCACAATGATTTGGAATGAATAACGAAAATCAAAGGAAGGAAAAATTCGAACCACTTCTTTTCCCGTATTGGTCACAGTGAAGGTAAGCGGAACTCTTTCTCCCGCTTGGTAACTTCGTTTCGTTAGGGAAAGGCTGATTTTAGACTGCAGAGAGACAAAATTATCAATTCGTTCTCCCCTGGCATCTCGGTCAGGAAATGCATAAAGAGAATCTACCAAGAGAATTCCTAAAATCACCAAATTTCGGAGAGACCGCATACAGTTTAAGATTTCGGCAAGATTTGGTTTTTTCGAAAGAATTTTTAGGACATAAAAGTGACTAACCAGCACCCATTTTGGCTTCTTCCAAAATGTAATCAGCAATGCGGATGAGCCTTGTCATCACTCCACCGAGTTTTTTATACTGGTAATAGTTTTCCCTTTGTTTGTCTAAATGGGGTTCTACAAGGGCTACCGTTTTGGAAGAAACTTTAAGGTTTTTGATCTCGTTTTCAGTGACACCATAAAGGTTGGCTTCAGAAACAAAACGATTTAATTCCTTCACCAAACTTTCATCCGTAAGATCTTGGATTTCGAATACCTTTTCAATTTTTAAGATAAAGTCAGTTAATGTTCGTTTGATCTTAGATTCTTCTTCAGTGGGCCGACGTTTGGAAGTCACTTGGTTTAAGGATTCGTATCTTTCGAGTGCTGTTTCATACAGTTGGCTCATTTTTGATTTTTGACCCAAAATGAAACTGATAAAACTAAGGAGTCCCACAAAGGTATCGGGGTAACGATTGATTCCCCCGATTTCATCGAGTGCATTCGCAAAGGCTTCTTCATTATGCGGTATGGTCATAATGAATTTTAACACCGGCTCCACGGAGGATCCGGATGTGTATTTTTGAATGACTTCGATGCCTTCTAAGTAGTTCATTGGCGTTTGTCGATGATGACAACCTTACGGATGGTTGTCTGTAGATTCCCTTTTTCAATGATTCGGTCAAGTACATCGTATCCGGAAACTAAAAATCCAAAGACAGTGTGGAGTCCATCGAGATGGGGAGTGTCCACTTGATTGATAAAAAACTGGGACCCATTGGTATTCGGACCGGCATTCGCCATGGCCAAGGCACCGCGAACGGCTCTTTTACTTGGTAGGACTTCGTTGTATCGGTAACCCACTCGGTGTAACACTTCCAGAACAGGTAATTCCATCGCTTCTTGGTAGGCTTTTTCTACCTCAGTTCGTTTTTCTTCGAATTCTGCTCTCGATTGGATTTTGAATTCTGCAAGGACCGCTCGTTGGAGTTGGGATTGGTATTGTGGTGCGTCTTTGATTTTGACCTTATCAAGTCCAAGAGCCTTTCCGTTGATTTCATCTTCTATCTGAAACCCTGGCCCACCAGTTCCGTCTCCCCTGGGACAACCACCTTGCGCCATAAAATTTTCGATAACACGATGGAATTTGAGGCCATCATAATATGGCCTTCTTTCTGAGCCTTTGTCTGTTTTGAATTCTTTTTCGCCTTGTGCCAAGTCGATAAAGTTTTGCACCGTTTTGGGTGCAGCTGTATCATAAAGTTCTAAAACCAAATCCCCAGCCGTGGTTGTAAACACTGCATAAATGGCCGGTTTATCTGGCAACTTGACCGAAGTGACATCCTGACGTTTGACAATCACTTTGGATGGTGAATAAGATACTGGTTCATAAGTGATTTTTTTAAACGTTTGGTCACTACAGAAAACGGTTTGGGTTAAAGCCAAAAAGGAAAAGGCAAAAAAAGAAAGTTTGTTCATTACACTCGATTTCATATTTATTTTTTACCTTTGGATTCTATCGATTTTAGCCTTTTGGTCAATTCGTTTACCTTTGCTTTGGCTCGTTTGATTTGTTCTTTTTGACGAGGAAGAGCGGTTCCTCCCATCACATCTTTTTTGTCACAAGAGGTTTCTAGAGAAATGGCCGCCGCATACCCAGGATCAGTGAGTACCGCATGGATTTGACCCCGTTCGCCACTAGGAATCGTAAACAAATCATACCCTTTCGACGAGCAATGTTTTACGAGCTCCCCCACAATTTCATGGGCAGAACGGAATGGAATACCCTTCGCACTGACAAGCCAATCCGCAAGGTCAGTTGCCGTGGAAAATCCAGAACGAAGGCTACGGGTAGCATTCTCTGGAAAAACCTGTATCCCAAGAACCATATCTCGTACTCCTTCGATACTCAGTTTAACCTGTTTGACAGTATCAAATAACGGCAGTTTGTCTTCTTGGAAATCTCTGTTATACGATAAAGGTGTTCCCTTTACCATCACTAGTAAATGAGTGAGGCTTCCCACCACGCGACCTGCTTTTCCTCGGATGAGCTCGGCCACATCTGGATTTTTCTTTTGAGGCATTATGGATGAACCTGTGGTCAAGTGGTCAGGCAGTTTGAAATAACTAAATTCTTGAGACGTGTATAAAATGATCTCTTCACAAAAACGAGAGACATGGATCATAAATTGGGAAGCTGCAAAAAGGAACTTAAAGATATGGTCCCTTTGGCTGACTGCGTCCATTGAATTTTCAGAAATCCGAGAAAGAGACAAATCCTTTCTCATAAAGTCCCGATCCGTGGCATAATTAACACCCGCAAGTGCACCAGAACCTAAAACCAATTCATCTGCCCTTTCATACGCATCTAAAAAATCTTCGAAGTCCCGAACATTGGCCCAAAAATGAGATAAAAAATAATGAGAAGCGCGAATGGGTTGGGCAATCTGGAGATGAGTATAACCTGGAATAATTGTTTTTGTATGGGCCTCTGCTTTTCCAATCCATGCAGTAAGTAAGTCCAACAGTAAAACCAAAATCGATTCTACTTCTGCCTTGATATACAAACGTACATCCTGTGAAACTTGGTCATTGCGACTGCGTCCAGTATGGAGTTTTTTTCCCAAATCTCCCAAAAGCTCTGTTAGGCGAGATTCAACGGACATATGAATGTCTTCGTTTTCAATTTTGAATTCAAATTTTCCAGAATCGATTTCTTTTTTGATCTGCCCAAGTCCCGTTTCAATTTTTCGTTGTTCGGATTCCGTAAGGATACCAATCCGTTTTAGCATTCTGGAATGAGAGATAGAACCTTCGATATCATGCGCATATAGTTCTTTATCAAAACTAATCGACTCACCAATTCGAATCATAAGAGAGGAAGGTGGTGCGTCAAATCGTCCACCCCATAATTTTTTCTCTTTCATTCCGAATCCTCACTAAAACGATCCGACCATTGTTTTAAGACTTCTTTATCTTTTTCAGTTAATCTGGCACTTGGGTGTAACAGAAGATAGTCTTTGGGAGGCATCTCCCCTTCATCGACTTGTTCCCAAATTTCATAGATTTTTTTATTTTGTTTTTTTTCAGCAAGAAGTCCAAACTCAGAAAAATTCAATTCATCTCTCCCTTCTTCGACATGATGAGAAATGAGTAAGGATGCCGGAAAAATATAAGAGTATGGGGGCCAAACTGTTTCATTAGAGTGACAATCGTAACAACTACGCCTCAGGATTTCTTTGGTCTCAGCACTTGTTTGAATCTCCGCTGTGACTGGAGGATTTGAGCGGTTGATGGGAAAAAATTGGAGGATGAGAAAGACTCCGACTAAGATGAGGAAAATTCGTTTCACACAAGACAGGTTCTAACCCTTCCTCCGAAATCAAAGTATTATTTTTCTTGCCTTTGCTTAGAATCCATTGATCCTAATCTTTAGAGGTTTCTTTTGGATTTTATTTTCGCAAACTCACCCTACGTCTGGATTTTTCTTGGGCTCACACTATTATTTTCGGAATTCCTTTTGCCCGGAACTTTTGTGATGTTTTTAGGAATCGGAGCCATTTTTACGGGAATTCTGGCACGACTTATGCCAATGGAATTTTATACCCAAGTGATTGTATGGGTGCTATCGAGTTTAGTTTCCATCCTTGTGGGAGGGACTTTTGTAAAACGATTTTTTAAATCAGAATCTTCTGTAGATCCCTTTGTCAAAGATGATTTTTTAAACCAAATTGTGCCTGTGGAAATGGATATTTTAGTGCAGAGGCATGGAGGAAAAATTCGATTCCAAGGTACCCTTTGGGATGCTGTTTCGAATGACTCCAAAATCACGAAAGGGAACTATGTTCGAATTTTGTCTCGGGAAAATCTGACTTTTACTGTCGAAAGAGTGGATTCATAAACAAAAGATTTCATTTTTTTTTCAAAAGATTCAAAAAACCCTTTTCTCTTTTTCCTCATCTCATATGGTCAAACGTCACAAAGGAGAAACTATGGGCGCGACCGTCATTGTTGTATTTTTGGTCATTGTTTATATCATCAAAAAGACAATCATCATTGTTCCAGAACAAAGTGTTTATGTTAAAGAAAGATTAGGTGTATTGAATGGGGTTTTAAAATCGGGATTTTATTTTATGATTCCGTTTGTAGACCAAATACGTTATCGCCAAAATCTAAAAGAACAAACCATCGATATTGATCCGCAAGTTTGTATCACAAGGGATAACGTATCCGTAGAAGTGGATGGAGTTTTGTATTTAAAAGTCATCGATGGGGAAAAAGCATCTTATGGAATCGATAACTTTATGTTAGCAACGACTCAGCTTGCTCAAACCACACTTCGTTCTGAAATTGGAAAATTAATTTTTGATAACTTACTTTCGGAAAGAGATGAAATCAATGGACGAGTGGTATCCAACATTGATCGAGCGACTGATCCTTGGGGAATCAAAGTCACAAGATACGAAATTCGAAATATCACTCCACCCAAACAAATCCTCCTCGAGATGGAAAACCAAATGAAATCCGAAAGGGAAAGACGAGCTGAAATCACTATCTCCCAAGGAGAAAAGGAAGCCCGGGTGAATCATTCTGTGGGAGAAAGACAAGAATCGATTAATATTTCCGAAGGGGAAAAAATCCGATTGGTCAATGAAGCGGATGGAAGAGCACAAGAAATCACTCTGATTTCCAATGCCACAGCAAAAGGTTTACAACTCATCTCCGAAGCCATTAGTAAAAAAGGTGGGAAAGAAGCAGTCAGTTTACAAATCACCCAGGAATATTTGGATGCTCTCGGTCAAATTCTGAAGACTTCGAAAACCACAGTGGTTCCCGAAACACTCGCTAACATCGGTGGAGTGTTTGAAGGCCTTTCAAAAATCACAACCAAAATCCCTCAGGTAGGAGAATAGTATGGAATTTGTTTACTTAGCCTTTTGGTCCATTATCGCTATTTATTTGATTTATAAAATCTTTCGCTGCATCCGTATCATCCCGGCACAAGATGTTCTCATTGTAGAGAGACTCGGAAAATACTCTCGCAGTTTAAGAGCTGGATTTCATATCCTCATTCCATTCATTGATCGAGATGCTTATTACCATACTCTCAAAGAACAATCGATTGATGTACAACCTCAAATTTGTATCACGCATGACAACGTACAGGTGAAGGTTGATGGAGTGATTTATTTAAAAATCATCGATCCTGTTCGGGCATCTTATGGAATTGAAGATTTCCAATTTGCTGCGATCCAACTCGCACAAACCACAATGCGTTCTGTGATCGGAACCATGGAACTAGACAAAACGATTGGAGAAAAAGATCTAATCAATTCTACGATTGTAGCAGCCATTGACCAAGCCTCTGAACCATGGGGAATCAAAGTCAATCGTTATGAAATCTTGAATATTGTGCCACCGAAGTCTGTCCTTGATGCCATGGAAAAAGAAAAGAAGGCACAGATCGCCAAACGTTCGCAAGTTCTTCTTTCCGAAGGGGAAAGAGATTCGAGAATCAACCGTTCCCTTGGTTTTAAGGAAGAAGCAGTTAACAAATCAGAAGGAGAAAAACAAAGAAGGATTAATTCAGCTGAAGGAAAGGCAACTGAAATAGAAGCCCTTGCCGTAGCAACAGCAAAAGGGATTGAAGCCATTGCTGGTTCCATCTCTGAACAAGGTGGTGCCTCTGCGATCAAACTCCAAATCACAAAAGCATTTATCCACAACTTTCTAAATGTTGCCAAAGAGAATACAGAAATCCTCATCCCAGCCGATGTAATGAACTTACCAACACTCATTGCCAACCTCACGGAAGGGAAAAAACCAAAAGCATAGTAGGATAGTCCTAGTATGCAAAATCAATAGCTTAACATTTGTCATCCGGTGGATCTTCCACCGGACTTTCTCTAAACAATCGAAAACTAGGTTTGGCCATCGCCTGAGAAGCAATAGAAACAAGAAGTGCCTCGTTATCATCTGGTCCAATTCGATTGGCGTGGATCACTCCACATCCTTTGCAACGGTGTAAAATCACCCATTCCCCTTTTCTGACCCAAATAGAGATCGCTTCCATCTTACTTCCACATGTGGCTGCGCGGTCACCAGGAGAATTGTCTAAATGCAAACTCGTCAAACAATTCGGACAATGGTTTCTCTGGTCCGTTCCAAACCCAGGGGGAAAAACCATTTGTTTGCATTCCACACAGCGAAATTCTTCTTCATCTGAACGAAAACGGTGGGATTTTGTTTTTGATTTGAGAGATGAAAAGTCTTCGTCTCCATCATCAAAACGTTTTTTCTTTGAAAACTTTTGAAACTTTGATTGTTCGGTTTCACGTACCATATCCAGTTTTTGCGGCAAAACAAAAAGAGGAACCAAAACAGTGGATGAGAGGAATAGACCGCCTGTGCGAAGATAGCCGCCTCCTAATTGAATTTAGGCGGGGTATCCAAAACAAGTTCACCGTTTTGGCGGTCTACACAATGGCTAGAAGTAACATAGACTTCAAAATGGTAAATCTGGATTTTTTGTCAAGGAGAATCAGATGTCAATATTTTGCAGAGGAAATAACAATTCTGTCCTTCTGGATAATTTGGAATTATCCCTACTTCTTCATATCCCAGTTTTGTATAAAACTTGGGAGCCTGGAACCCAAAAGAATATCCAAATACGAGAGTAGCACCGAGATTTTTAGCTTCTTTTTCAATATGATTGAGTAGTTTTGTTCCTAAATCCAATCCTCGTTTTTCTTCAGCCACCCAAAGGAGTTGGAGGTTTAGTCCTTTAAAAAACAAATAACAAAGGGAGGCCGCAACAAGCGTCTCTCCTTCTTTCACAAGGATGGCAAAAAATTCTTTATTTTCAAGGTTAGGATCACCTAACTTGGACATACTGTATGTGTGAAGCAGGTTCCAAAGGTCCGATTGCAAATCCTCAGATGGATTTGCAATCCTCTCAAATGAATAAGGAGATTCAAATTCCATAAGTATATTGATTTATATGTTTAGGCAAAGTGTAAATCTATAAAAACGCTGGTCCACCCAGTCTTTCCATTGGATCTACAATTTGTGTGATTTGCACTCCGTAGTAATCATCCAGAATGATGAGTTTTCCTCTTCCGACAAGTTTTCCATTTGCTAAGATATCGAGTTCTTCCCCAATATTTTTGTCTAATTCAACAACAGTCCCTTCCGTGAGTTGGAGGACATCCTTGATGAACATCGTGGTTCGGCCTAATTCAATCGTTAGCTGGAGGGTAACATCTAAAAGTAAGTTAAGATTGGCAGTATTATTTCCAGTACTGCCTTGCGATTTGGCAGCAGACCTTGTTGGACTAGGTGTGGCGCTCGGACCTAAGGCTGCGGCAATGTCAGCAAAGGATGGACCGTTATCATCTCCACCGCTACCTCCGACAAGGGCATCCAAATCATCAAGACCGCCACCACCACCTCCGGAACCTCCAGCAGCAGGAGCATTCCCTCCTCCACTAAAACCGCCGAGCAGAGCGTCTATGTCTTCTTGTGATAGTGAACCTTCACCCATATCTTTGCAACCTCTCCAATCTATTCGTCGGTGGAAATCAAAATCCTTCCTTGAAAAAAAAGGGAAAGTTCCGTATTTTGTTCCTTATGTCCAATTCTCAGTCCCATCTGGATTATTTCAAAGCGAAAGAACTCTTTGCTTCTGAACTAAAAAATGCCAACTATCAATTTGTTCAGGAAAAAGAAGAAACCTTGTTTCGGTTTCGGACAGAAAATGCCAGTAAAGATCGAATTCTGGACTGTTTGGGAATCGTGAGAAATTATATCGAAAACTTTCGCATTTATAATTTTGAAGAAGGATATATCAGCATCCAAACACTAAACGAAAATCTCTTTGAACCACAAAAGAACCTTTCTGGAAAATTCCGAATCCGATTTTCTTTCAAATCAGATTTAAAACTGGAATGTTCCAAACATGGAGATTTTTCCACCAAAGAAATCCAAACTTGTGTCAGTCTCTTCCAATTTTTAAAAGCAGATAA
This genomic stretch from Leptospira meyeri harbors:
- a CDS encoding SPFH domain-containing protein; its protein translation is MEFVYLAFWSIIAIYLIYKIFRCIRIIPAQDVLIVERLGKYSRSLRAGFHILIPFIDRDAYYHTLKEQSIDVQPQICITHDNVQVKVDGVIYLKIIDPVRASYGIEDFQFAAIQLAQTTMRSVIGTMELDKTIGEKDLINSTIVAAIDQASEPWGIKVNRYEILNIVPPKSVLDAMEKEKKAQIAKRSQVLLSEGERDSRINRSLGFKEEAVNKSEGEKQRRINSAEGKATEIEALAVATAKGIEAIAGSISEQGGASAIKLQITKAFIHNFLNVAKENTEILIPADVMNLPTLIANLTEGKKPKA
- a CDS encoding peptidylprolyl isomerase → MNKLSFFAFSFLALTQTVFCSDQTFKKITYEPVSYSPSKVIVKRQDVTSVKLPDKPAIYAVFTTTAGDLVLELYDTAAPKTVQNFIDLAQGEKEFKTDKGSERRPYYDGLKFHRVIENFMAQGGCPRGDGTGGPGFQIEDEINGKALGLDKVKIKDAPQYQSQLQRAVLAEFKIQSRAEFEEKRTEVEKAYQEAMELPVLEVLHRVGYRYNEVLPSKRAVRGALAMANAGPNTNGSQFFINQVDTPHLDGLHTVFGFLVSGYDVLDRIIEKGNLQTTIRKVVIIDKRQ
- a CDS encoding NfeD family protein encodes the protein MDFIFANSPYVWIFLGLTLLFSEFLLPGTFVMFLGIGAIFTGILARLMPMEFYTQVIVWVLSSLVSILVGGTFVKRFFKSESSVDPFVKDDFLNQIVPVEMDILVQRHGGKIRFQGTLWDAVSNDSKITKGNYVRILSRENLTFTVERVDS
- a CDS encoding heme-binding domain-containing protein; amino-acid sequence: MKRIFLILVGVFLILQFFPINRSNPPVTAEIQTSAETKEILRRSCYDCHSNETVWPPYSYIFPASLLISHHVEEGRDELNFSEFGLLAEKKQNKKIYEIWEQVDEGEMPPKDYLLLHPSARLTEKDKEVLKQWSDRFSEDSE
- a CDS encoding RNHCP domain-containing protein, with product MVRETEQSKFQKFSKKKRFDDGDEDFSSLKSKTKSHRFRSDEEEFRCVECKQMVFPPGFGTDQRNHCPNCLTSLHLDNSPGDRAATCGSKMEAISIWVRKGEWVILHRCKGCGVIHANRIGPDDNEALLVSIASQAMAKPSFRLFRESPVEDPPDDKC
- a CDS encoding GNAT family N-acetyltransferase, which produces MEFESPYSFERIANPSEDLQSDLWNLLHTYSMSKLGDPNLENKEFFAILVKEGETLVAASLCYLFFKGLNLQLLWVAEEKRGLDLGTKLLNHIEKEAKNLGATLVFGYSFGFQAPKFYTKLGYEEVGIIPNYPEGQNCYFLCKILTSDSP
- a CDS encoding SPFH domain-containing protein; the protein is MGATVIVVFLVIVYIIKKTIIIVPEQSVYVKERLGVLNGVLKSGFYFMIPFVDQIRYRQNLKEQTIDIDPQVCITRDNVSVEVDGVLYLKVIDGEKASYGIDNFMLATTQLAQTTLRSEIGKLIFDNLLSERDEINGRVVSNIDRATDPWGIKVTRYEIRNITPPKQILLEMENQMKSERERRAEITISQGEKEARVNHSVGERQESINISEGEKIRLVNEADGRAQEITLISNATAKGLQLISEAISKKGGKEAVSLQITQEYLDALGQILKTSKTTVVPETLANIGGVFEGLSKITTKIPQVGE
- the argH gene encoding argininosuccinate lyase — its product is MKEKKLWGGRFDAPPSSLMIRIGESISFDKELYAHDIEGSISHSRMLKRIGILTESEQRKIETGLGQIKKEIDSGKFEFKIENEDIHMSVESRLTELLGDLGKKLHTGRSRNDQVSQDVRLYIKAEVESILVLLLDLLTAWIGKAEAHTKTIIPGYTHLQIAQPIRASHYFLSHFWANVRDFEDFLDAYERADELVLGSGALAGVNYATDRDFMRKDLSLSRISENSMDAVSQRDHIFKFLFAASQFMIHVSRFCEEIILYTSQEFSYFKLPDHLTTGSSIMPQKKNPDVAELIRGKAGRVVGSLTHLLVMVKGTPLSYNRDFQEDKLPLFDTVKQVKLSIEGVRDMVLGIQVFPENATRSLRSGFSTATDLADWLVSAKGIPFRSAHEIVGELVKHCSSKGYDLFTIPSGERGQIHAVLTDPGYAAAISLETSCDKKDVMGGTALPRQKEQIKRAKAKVNELTKRLKSIESKGKK
- the fliN gene encoding flagellar motor switch protein FliN: MGEGSLSQEDIDALLGGFSGGGNAPAAGGSGGGGGGLDDLDALVGGSGGDDNGPSFADIAAALGPSATPSPTRSAAKSQGSTGNNTANLNLLLDVTLQLTIELGRTTMFIKDVLQLTEGTVVELDKNIGEELDILANGKLVGRGKLIILDDYYGVQITQIVDPMERLGGPAFL